One segment of Pasteurella skyensis DNA contains the following:
- the rodA gene encoding rod shape-determining protein RodA — protein MSKQFVTYIKKILDMDIWLLLGLFVITSYGLWVLYSASGANERMFTNRIIQVTLGFGVLFFMALLPPLFYQKISPLLYCVCLILLVLVDVTGEVSKGAQRWLNLGFVRFQPSEIAKLAVPLMVASYLGKRALPPSLKDTAIVLLIIIVPTLLVAIQPDLGTSLLVFAAGMFVLFLAGLSWKLIGSGILALAAFIPVMWFYLMHDYQKRRVMTLLDPEREPLGAGYHIIQSKIAIGSGGFYGKGWLEGTQSQLEFLPEPHTDFIFAVLGEEQGMVGVLILLAIYLFIIARGLIIGVKASSAFGRFISGGTALLFFVYVFVNIGMVSGILPVVGVPLPLFSYGGTSFVTLMAAFGLVMSTYVHQAKQKDTNPYNRKFTGKQRTI, from the coding sequence ATGAGTAAGCAATTTGTCACCTATATAAAAAAAATATTAGATATGGATATTTGGTTATTATTGGGACTGTTTGTAATCACAAGTTATGGATTATGGGTGCTTTATAGTGCAAGTGGTGCAAATGAGAGAATGTTTACTAATCGAATCATTCAGGTAACTCTTGGGTTTGGTGTTTTATTCTTTATGGCGTTATTACCTCCTCTATTTTATCAAAAAATATCACCACTACTTTATTGTGTGTGTCTTATTTTATTGGTATTAGTAGATGTCACTGGTGAAGTCAGTAAAGGGGCTCAACGATGGTTAAATTTAGGATTTGTGCGTTTCCAGCCTTCAGAGATAGCAAAGCTTGCGGTACCTTTAATGGTTGCAAGTTATTTGGGAAAACGAGCTTTACCTCCATCATTAAAAGATACAGCAATTGTATTGTTAATTATTATAGTACCAACGTTACTTGTTGCGATACAACCTGATTTAGGAACATCATTGTTAGTTTTTGCTGCAGGAATGTTTGTTTTATTTCTTGCAGGATTGAGTTGGAAATTAATTGGCTCTGGCATCTTAGCTCTAGCAGCTTTTATTCCTGTAATGTGGTTTTATTTGATGCACGATTATCAAAAAAGACGAGTAATGACGCTACTTGATCCAGAAAGAGAACCATTAGGTGCGGGTTATCATATTATTCAGTCTAAAATTGCAATTGGCTCTGGCGGATTTTATGGAAAGGGTTGGCTAGAGGGGACACAATCTCAATTGGAGTTTCTGCCAGAACCACATACGGATTTTATTTTTGCGGTATTAGGCGAAGAGCAAGGAATGGTTGGTGTATTAATTCTTCTTGCTATTTATCTTTTTATTATTGCAAGAGGGTTGATTATTGGGGTGAAAGCGAGCTCTGCTTTTGGACGCTTTATTTCAGGAGGAACGGCTCTGTTATTTTTCGTTTATGTCTTTGTAAATATTGGTATGGTTAGTGGTATTCTTCCTGTGGTTGGTGTACCATTACCCCTTTTTAGTTATGGGGGAACATCTTTTGTGACTTTGATGGCGGCGTTTGGTTTAGTTATGTCTACTTACGTACATCAGGCAAAACAGAAAGATACAAATCCTTACAATAGAAAATTTACAGGTAAACAAAGAACAATTTAA
- the mrdA gene encoding penicillin-binding protein 2, with translation MKKVFNQKHHFKSLENNSVRNSKAESNLFARRALVGFLGVLILTAVLLVNIYHLQVSDYKTYQTRSNGNRIKLLPVPPVRGLIYDRKGRVLAENLTYFGLYVVPEKVDNLEKTLEKLKEIVGLTDKDIEEFHKERRRASHYTPIFLKKNLTEEQIARFAVNQYLFPNIDVKPYFKRHYPYGESLTHIIGYVAKINDKDQKKLKEEGKYQQYAGMHNIGKRGIEKYYEDQLHGITGLEEVEINNRGKVIRKLREKTSVAGSSIQLTLDVDLQNYISNLLEDKKGAVVVLDARDSSILAMVTKPSYNNNLFVDGISYDNYTKLLNNPNRPLYSRATQGAYPPASTIKPFMAVAGLTEGVITPQMTIFDPGYWVVPNTSRKFRDWKRVGHGHTNLNKAIAESSDTYFYQLAFNLGIDKVSKWMKKFGFGMQTGIDIFEESSAIMPSREWKQKRYKQSWLQGDTVSIGIGQGYWIATPLQLAKALAVLVNNGKVNTPHLMKEIVGEKMQSYQDPKLYDDIKNVPKHFWKEAKQGMYSVTNALNGTARKAFLDTPYHIAGKSGTAQVFSLAENQEYDAKELKKELHDHALFISFAPYEDPKVIISIILENAGGGSSNAAPVVRKIMDYILLNSDIFKNMQYIENQPLKQEERQ, from the coding sequence ATGAAAAAAGTATTTAATCAGAAGCACCATTTTAAATCACTAGAAAACAATAGTGTAAGAAATAGCAAAGCTGAATCAAATCTCTTTGCTCGTCGAGCATTGGTTGGGTTTCTTGGTGTTTTAATTTTAACAGCCGTTTTGTTGGTGAATATTTATCATCTGCAAGTATCTGATTATAAAACTTATCAAACTCGCTCTAATGGTAACCGTATAAAATTATTACCTGTACCTCCTGTAAGAGGGTTGATTTATGATCGCAAAGGTAGGGTATTGGCTGAAAATTTAACTTATTTTGGGCTGTATGTAGTGCCTGAAAAAGTGGATAATCTTGAGAAAACGTTAGAGAAATTAAAAGAGATTGTTGGGTTAACGGATAAGGATATTGAAGAGTTTCATAAAGAGCGCAGAAGAGCTTCTCACTACACGCCTATCTTTCTTAAGAAAAATTTAACGGAAGAGCAAATTGCTCGTTTTGCTGTTAATCAATATCTGTTTCCAAATATTGATGTAAAACCCTATTTTAAACGTCATTATCCTTATGGTGAGTCGTTAACACACATTATTGGTTATGTGGCAAAAATTAATGATAAAGATCAGAAAAAATTAAAAGAAGAAGGGAAATATCAACAGTATGCGGGTATGCATAATATAGGTAAGCGTGGAATAGAAAAATATTATGAAGACCAACTACACGGTATAACAGGGCTTGAAGAAGTTGAAATTAATAATCGTGGTAAGGTTATTCGCAAATTACGAGAGAAAACCTCTGTTGCAGGAAGTAGTATCCAATTAACACTTGATGTTGATTTACAGAATTATATTTCTAATTTACTTGAAGATAAGAAAGGAGCGGTGGTTGTTTTAGATGCAAGGGATAGCAGTATATTAGCAATGGTGACTAAGCCAAGTTACAATAATAATCTATTTGTAGATGGTATTTCTTATGATAATTATACGAAATTGTTGAACAATCCTAATCGTCCACTTTATAGTCGAGCAACACAAGGTGCCTATCCGCCAGCTTCTACTATTAAACCTTTTATGGCTGTGGCAGGGCTAACCGAAGGTGTTATTACTCCTCAAATGACAATTTTTGATCCAGGTTATTGGGTTGTGCCTAATACAAGTCGTAAATTTAGGGATTGGAAAAGAGTTGGGCACGGTCATACTAACTTAAACAAGGCGATAGCGGAGTCTTCAGATACTTATTTTTATCAATTAGCATTTAATTTAGGGATTGATAAAGTATCAAAATGGATGAAAAAGTTTGGTTTTGGTATGCAAACAGGAATTGATATTTTTGAAGAGTCATCAGCTATTATGCCGAGTCGAGAATGGAAGCAAAAACGTTATAAACAATCTTGGCTACAAGGTGATACAGTTTCTATTGGTATTGGACAGGGTTATTGGATTGCAACTCCTCTACAGTTAGCGAAAGCATTGGCGGTATTGGTTAATAACGGTAAAGTAAATACGCCTCATTTAATGAAAGAAATTGTTGGGGAGAAGATGCAATCATATCAGGATCCAAAGCTATATGATGATATTAAAAATGTTCCTAAGCATTTTTGGAAAGAGGCAAAGCAAGGAATGTATAGTGTAACAAATGCACTGAATGGAACTGCTCGTAAAGCTTTTTTAGATACTCCTTATCATATAGCGGGAAAATCAGGTACCGCCCAAGTATTTAGTTTGGCAGAAAACCAAGAATATGATGCTAAAGAGTTAAAAAAAGAACTTCATGATCATGCGTTGTTTATTAGTTTCGCACCTTATGAAGATCCTAAAGTTATCATTTCTATCATTTTGGAAAATGCGGGTGGAGGCTCCAGTAATGCAGCACCAGTTGTGAGAAAGATTATGGATTATATTTTACTTAACTCAGATATATTTAAAAATATGCAATATATAGAAAATCAACCTCTCAAACAAGAGGAAAGACAATGA